ACCTTCCAATCCTGACTGAACACCATCAAGCCACTGGCATTGGCTTGTAGGGTGGAGATCGGCGAAAGACGCATGAAGTGCCCTTTGAGTGGGCGCTTGCCGTAGCGATGCTCTTCGGACAGTGTGCCGGGGCTGATCAACTGCAACGCGCTTTCAGCATCAAAGCTCGCGGGTTGATGCAGCAGAATAGTGACGGGCTCAGGTGCAGTCGCCTTGGCATGCGGGTCCAGTTCGATTTTCTGGGCATCGACCTTGAATTGCGGCTCTTCAATGACTTCGCCATCAACCGTGACCCAACCGCCTTCAATAAACAGTTCGGCCTCCCGGCGGGAGCAGCCGAACAATTCGACAAGGCGTTTGGAGAGGCGAATGGGTTCTGTCATGACAAAGAGCCGTACTAGGGGGAAAGGCGGGTATTGTACCCGCGCCCGCCCGGTTAATCGCGGCTACATTGAAAATGCCTTGAGATAGCGTTTTTTTTCTGGAGTCCAGCCCCATGAGCAAATGGTTTATCCTCATGATAATGAGCGTCAGTTTGCCGCTTTTCGCTGCCGAAGCGCCGTCTTACGGCCCACAACTAGAAGGGTTTAATTATCCTTACTCCGCGAAAAACTATGTGTTCGAGTCTCAAGGCCAACGTATCCAAATGGGCTACATGGACATCAAGCCGTCAGCTAAGAGCAACGGAAAAACAGTTGTTCTATTGCACGGAAAAAACTTCTGCGGTGCAACATGGGAATCAGCGATCAAGCCGTTGAGTGAGGCCGGTTACCGAGTGGTGGCGCCTGATCAGATTGGCTTCTGCCGATCAAGCAAGCCTGAGCATTACATCTACAGCTTTGAACAGCTGGCGCAAAACACGCGACGGTTGCTGAACAGTCTGGGTATTGATCACGTCACGGTCGTCGGGCATTCCATGGGCGGTATGCTTGCCACCCGTTTTGCGCTGACGTACTCGAAGCAGGTGGACCAACTGATACTGGTCGACCCGCTAGGCCTGGAAGATTGGAAAGCCAAAGGCGTACCGGCCATTACGTTCGAACAGTGGTATGCCCGTGATCTTAAAACCACTGCGCAAACCATTCGTAAATACCAACAAGCGACCTATTACGCGAACCAGTGGCGACCCGAGTTTGATCGCTGGGTCAGTATGCAAGCCGGCATGTATACCGGCAGCGGCCGCGAAGAGGTTGCCCGGGCATCCGCACGCACCTACGTAATGATCTTCAATCAGCCGGTGTTTTACGAGTTCGAGAAACTGTCAATGCCGACCCTGCTGTTGATCGGCCAGAAAGACAACACCGCCATCGGCAAAGACCTTGCGCCCGAACCGTTGCGCAGCACGTTGGGTAACTATCCGCAATTGGGCAAAGCGGTCGCCAAGCGCATACCCCGCGCAACGCTGGTGGAGTTCGCCGATTTGGGCCATTCACCGCAAATTCAAGATCCAGCACTGTTTAACAAAGCGTTGCTTAATGG
The nucleotide sequence above comes from Pseudomonas sp. AB6. Encoded proteins:
- a CDS encoding alpha/beta hydrolase, translating into MSKWFILMIMSVSLPLFAAEAPSYGPQLEGFNYPYSAKNYVFESQGQRIQMGYMDIKPSAKSNGKTVVLLHGKNFCGATWESAIKPLSEAGYRVVAPDQIGFCRSSKPEHYIYSFEQLAQNTRRLLNSLGIDHVTVVGHSMGGMLATRFALTYSKQVDQLILVDPLGLEDWKAKGVPAITFEQWYARDLKTTAQTIRKYQQATYYANQWRPEFDRWVSMQAGMYTGSGREEVARASARTYVMIFNQPVFYEFEKLSMPTLLLIGQKDNTAIGKDLAPEPLRSTLGNYPQLGKAVAKRIPRATLVEFADLGHSPQIQDPALFNKALLNGLIH
- a CDS encoding rRNA pseudouridine synthase; the protein is MTEPIRLSKRLVELFGCSRREAELFIEGGWVTVDGEVIEEPQFKVDAQKIELDPHAKATAPEPVTILLHQPASFDAESALQLISPGTLSEEHRYGKRPLKGHFMRLSPISTLQANASGLMVFSQDWKVLRKLTDDRSKIEQEYVVEISGDMVAHGLNRLTHGLTYKGKDLPAVKASWQNENRLRFAMKNPQPGVIAQLCEAVGLKVVAIRRIRIGGVSMGKLPEGQWRYLSSKEKF